One genomic region from Pseudomonas sp. R5-89-07 encodes:
- a CDS encoding acetyl-CoA acetyltransferase, which translates to MPVDCVSIVAAGHSRFGRLEGTTLEDLIVQVTREALSDAALDAAQIDALFLGHFNSGLVPDGFAASLLLQADPGLRFKPATRCENACASGSAAIQAGVNAILSGSAELVLVVGAEKMTHTSTAAVTQALAGAGYQNDAAEAGLSFPQLFGRAARQYAERYHCPLGSMAAIAAKNHSNAMANPLAQMHREMNFEHCNNVSQSNPFVAESLRLTDCSLISDGAAAIVLASPKRARAFRRDVQIRAMTQVNDALPIAQRDILAFEGPQRAIHSALRGANVTLADLSFAEVHDCFTIAELLIYEAMGLAPKGEGHRVLDSGVVRAGGRLPVNLSGGLKAKGHPVGATGVSMHALAFRQLTGEPIGLAVPNAEFGLVFNMGGMAVANYASVLHARRY; encoded by the coding sequence ATGCCTGTTGATTGCGTGTCTATCGTTGCCGCTGGTCATTCGCGTTTTGGTCGCCTGGAAGGCACTACGCTGGAGGATCTGATTGTCCAGGTCACGCGCGAGGCCCTCAGCGATGCCGCCCTCGATGCGGCGCAAATCGACGCGCTGTTCCTCGGCCATTTCAATTCCGGGCTGGTGCCCGATGGGTTTGCCGCTTCGTTGCTGCTGCAGGCCGACCCCGGGCTGCGCTTCAAGCCGGCCACGCGCTGTGAGAACGCCTGTGCATCCGGGTCTGCGGCGATCCAGGCCGGGGTCAATGCAATTTTGTCCGGCAGCGCCGAGCTGGTGCTGGTGGTGGGGGCCGAGAAAATGACCCACACCTCAACGGCCGCCGTCACCCAGGCGCTGGCCGGGGCCGGTTACCAGAACGATGCGGCCGAAGCCGGCTTGAGTTTCCCGCAGTTGTTCGGCCGCGCCGCTCGCCAATACGCCGAGCGCTACCACTGCCCGCTGGGCTCGATGGCGGCGATTGCCGCCAAAAACCATTCCAATGCCATGGCCAACCCGTTGGCGCAGATGCACCGGGAGATGAATTTCGAACACTGCAATAACGTTTCCCAGAGCAATCCGTTCGTGGCCGAGTCGCTGCGCCTCACCGATTGCTCGCTGATCAGCGATGGCGCGGCGGCGATTGTGTTGGCGTCGCCCAAGCGCGCACGGGCGTTTCGCCGCGATGTACAGATCCGTGCGATGACCCAGGTCAACGACGCCTTGCCCATCGCCCAGCGCGATATCCTGGCGTTTGAAGGCCCGCAGCGGGCGATTCATTCGGCGCTGCGCGGGGCTAATGTGACCCTGGCCGACCTGAGTTTCGCCGAGGTGCACGATTGCTTCACCATCGCCGAACTGCTGATCTACGAAGCCATGGGCCTGGCGCCCAAAGGCGAGGGGCACCGTGTGCTTGACAGTGGCGTAGTGCGCGCCGGCGGGCGCTTGCCGGTGAACCTGTCCGGTGGGCTCAAGGCCAAGGGCCATCCCGTCGGCGCCACCGGTGTGTCGATGCATGCTCTGGCGTTTCGACAGTTGACCGGCGAGCCGATTGGCCTGGCGGTGCCCAACGCGGAGTTCGGGCTGGTGTTCAACATGGGCGGCATGGCGGTGGCCAACTACGCCTCGGTCCTGCACGCGCGCCGGTACTGA
- a CDS encoding histidine phosphatase family protein → MQATRLTLICHAATPSQKRARFADDESLVMDWQGAALSLSSGYPASARLLCGPEARTRQTAGLFGEQPRIEPALRDVDLGRWKGQALRDLDSGELNAWLTDSAHATHGGESVEQLCTRVGLWMKSLESEPGHVLAVTHPFVIRAALLYVMQCPISMFYLIDVEPLSRTELRFNAVWRLRLETHVLGPDHGKIHAPQ, encoded by the coding sequence GTGCAGGCTACCCGTTTGACCCTGATCTGCCATGCGGCCACGCCGTCGCAAAAACGCGCGCGCTTTGCCGATGACGAGTCGCTGGTGATGGACTGGCAAGGCGCGGCGCTGTCTTTGTCGAGCGGTTACCCAGCGTCTGCGCGCCTGTTGTGCGGGCCGGAGGCGCGAACCCGGCAGACGGCGGGGTTGTTCGGTGAACAGCCGCGCATCGAACCGGCCCTGCGCGACGTGGACCTCGGGCGTTGGAAAGGCCAGGCTCTGCGCGACCTCGATAGCGGCGAACTGAACGCCTGGCTCACCGACAGCGCCCATGCGACCCATGGCGGCGAGTCGGTGGAGCAGCTGTGCACGCGGGTCGGGCTTTGGATGAAGTCCCTTGAGAGCGAGCCTGGTCATGTACTGGCGGTGACCCACCCGTTCGTGATCCGCGCCGCGCTGCTCTACGTCATGCAGTGCCCGATCTCGATGTTCTACCTGATCGACGTGGAACCGCTGTCGCGCACCGAGCTGCGCTTCAACGCGGTGTGGCGCCTGCGCCTGGAAACTCACGTCTTGGGCCCTGATCATGGCAAAATCCACGCCCCGCAATGA
- a CDS encoding alpha/beta fold hydrolase: protein MSTFVAKDGTQIYFKDWGSGKPVLFSHGWPLDADMWEYQMEYLSSRGFRTIAFDRRGFGRSDQPWTGNDYDTFADDIAQLIEHLDLKDVTLVGFSMGGGDVARYIARHGSARVAGLVLLGAVTPIFGQKADYPQGVPNDVFDGIKAGLLKDRAQFISDFNTPFFGINQGQKVSEGVLTQTLQIALQASLKSTVDCVTAFSQTDFRPDMAKIDVPTLVIHGDGDQIVPFETTGKVAAQMIKGAELKVYKDAPHGFAVTHAQALNEDLLAFLNR, encoded by the coding sequence ATGAGCACATTCGTTGCCAAAGACGGTACCCAGATCTATTTCAAGGATTGGGGCAGCGGCAAGCCCGTGCTGTTCAGCCACGGCTGGCCGCTGGATGCCGACATGTGGGAATACCAGATGGAATACCTGAGCAGCCGCGGCTTTCGCACCATTGCGTTCGACCGCCGAGGCTTTGGCCGCTCGGACCAGCCGTGGACCGGCAACGACTACGACACCTTTGCCGACGATATCGCCCAGTTGATCGAACACCTGGACCTCAAGGACGTGACCCTGGTGGGCTTTTCCATGGGTGGCGGTGATGTGGCTCGCTACATCGCGCGCCATGGCAGCGCACGGGTCGCCGGGCTGGTACTGCTCGGTGCGGTGACGCCGATCTTCGGCCAGAAAGCCGATTACCCGCAGGGCGTGCCCAACGACGTATTCGATGGCATCAAGGCCGGCCTGCTGAAGGACCGCGCCCAATTCATCAGCGACTTCAACACGCCGTTCTTCGGTATCAACCAGGGCCAGAAAGTCTCGGAAGGCGTACTCACCCAGACCCTGCAAATCGCGCTGCAAGCCTCGCTCAAATCCACCGTGGATTGCGTGACCGCATTCTCCCAGACCGACTTCCGCCCGGACATGGCCAAGATCGACGTGCCGACCCTGGTCATCCACGGTGACGGCGACCAGATCGTGCCGTTCGAAACCACCGGCAAGGTTGCCGCCCAGATGATCAAGGGTGCCGAACTGAAGGTGTACAAGGACGCGCCGCACGGGTTTGCCGTGACCCACGCCCAAGCGCTCAATGAAGACCTGCTGGCGTTCCTGAACCGCTGA
- a CDS encoding alginate export family protein, giving the protein MIRHTGWSLAVLWPLLVGSVHADDQPSRPAIKANRWQEDWSVLKDPALRTQPLDSLKYIPLSGANPFSYLSLGATLRERFEMNDASGFGVKNVARDRYLIQRFQVHADLHLNEHWRVFTQLEDVRAYDKTTIGGADQNRVDLRLAFAEYVNTFSSGTFKSRIGRQDFAFDLQRFISSRDGPNVRQSFDALWADWETSSWRFIGIASQPVQYQDGRHFDDKSNSDARFHLLRVERLVGGTNELSAYYGVYERSAAHYLDADGDETRQFFDARLGGAAQGFDWDIEAMLQNGSVGNKAIRAWAGGSRTGYTFDSLAWKPRLGLQLDIASGDRKTGDGTVGTFNPLFPNGYYFSLAGYTGYSNLIHVKPSITVKPIARLSVQTAVGLLWRQTTADAVYTQPNLPVAGTAGQGERWTGAYGQLRTDYAFTSNLTGAVEAVHYAVGQTLRDAGGHDSNYLGVELKFSW; this is encoded by the coding sequence ATGATTCGTCACACAGGCTGGAGCCTGGCCGTGCTGTGGCCGCTGCTCGTCGGCAGCGTCCACGCCGACGATCAACCGAGCCGACCGGCGATCAAGGCCAATCGCTGGCAGGAAGACTGGTCGGTGCTCAAGGATCCGGCGCTGCGCACGCAGCCGCTGGACAGCCTCAAGTACATCCCGCTGTCGGGCGCCAACCCGTTCAGCTACCTGTCCCTGGGCGCGACCTTGCGCGAGCGTTTCGAGATGAATGACGCCAGCGGTTTCGGCGTGAAGAACGTCGCCCGTGATCGCTACCTGATCCAGCGCTTCCAGGTCCACGCCGACCTGCACTTGAATGAGCACTGGCGCGTGTTCACCCAGCTGGAAGACGTGCGCGCCTATGACAAAACCACGATAGGCGGCGCCGACCAGAACCGCGTGGATTTGCGCCTGGCCTTTGCCGAATACGTGAACACCTTCAGCAGCGGCACGTTCAAGAGCCGTATCGGCCGCCAGGACTTTGCCTTCGACTTGCAGCGCTTCATTTCGTCACGGGACGGCCCGAATGTGCGGCAGTCGTTCGATGCGTTGTGGGCCGACTGGGAAACGTCGAGCTGGCGCTTTATCGGGATCGCCAGCCAACCGGTGCAGTACCAGGATGGCCGGCATTTCGATGACAAGTCCAACAGCGACGCGCGCTTTCACCTGCTGCGGGTCGAGCGCCTGGTGGGCGGTACGAATGAGCTGTCGGCCTATTACGGCGTGTATGAGCGCAGCGCGGCGCACTATCTGGACGCCGACGGCGACGAGACGCGCCAGTTCTTCGATGCACGCCTGGGTGGCGCCGCACAGGGCTTTGACTGGGACATCGAAGCCATGCTGCAAAATGGCTCGGTGGGCAACAAGGCGATCCGCGCCTGGGCCGGCGGCAGCCGCACCGGCTACACCTTCGACAGCCTGGCGTGGAAACCGCGCCTCGGCCTGCAACTGGACATCGCCTCCGGCGACCGCAAAACCGGTGACGGAACCGTGGGCACCTTCAACCCGCTGTTCCCCAACGGCTACTACTTTTCCCTGGCGGGCTATACCGGCTACAGCAACCTGATTCACGTCAAGCCGTCGATCACCGTCAAGCCCATCGCCAGGCTCAGCGTGCAAACCGCCGTCGGCCTGTTGTGGCGGCAAACCACTGCGGACGCGGTCTACACCCAACCCAACCTGCCAGTCGCCGGCACCGCGGGCCAGGGTGAACGCTGGACCGGCGCCTACGGTCAGCTGCGCACCGACTACGCTTTCACCTCGAACCTGACCGGTGCGGTCGAAGCCGTGCACTACGCGGTCGGCCAGACCCTGCGCGATGCCGGTGGGCATGACAGCAACTACCTGGGCGTGGAACTCAAGTTCAGTTGGTAA
- a CDS encoding VOC family protein, whose amino-acid sequence MRNKAIKISVALTLLASAMMNSALAATPSVAVAPQYDTSHVYVAPADVDRFAQSFLATFGGKSTPQVVVNVLPVPSSTTSQLLQTPAGTVSLFGFTTPVPHPFGQERNGYLVKDMDVALKAARDNGADVIVSDFPDPIGRDAVVQWPGGVNMQLYWHTKTPDYAAFETVPENRVYVSNDSAERFIKAFLGFSHGKVVSDDKHAPAADVGQANGNYRRVEIESAFGRMAVLVTNGQLPYPFGHDTTGYQVSDLAATLGKAGASGAKVLVPAFDSKGRRSALVEFPGGYVAEIHQLTAKK is encoded by the coding sequence ATGCGTAACAAAGCAATCAAGATATCCGTGGCATTGACGCTGTTGGCAAGCGCAATGATGAACAGCGCTTTGGCGGCCACCCCAAGCGTAGCGGTCGCGCCGCAATACGACACCAGCCATGTGTATGTCGCGCCGGCCGATGTCGACCGTTTCGCCCAGAGCTTCCTGGCCACGTTCGGCGGCAAGAGCACGCCCCAGGTGGTGGTGAATGTGCTGCCGGTGCCGAGCAGCACCACCTCGCAATTGCTGCAGACCCCGGCGGGCACGGTTTCGCTGTTCGGCTTTACCACGCCCGTGCCACACCCGTTCGGCCAGGAGCGCAACGGCTATCTGGTCAAGGACATGGACGTGGCCCTCAAGGCGGCGCGGGACAATGGCGCCGATGTAATCGTCAGCGATTTTCCCGACCCCATCGGCCGTGACGCCGTGGTGCAGTGGCCGGGCGGTGTGAACATGCAGCTCTACTGGCACACCAAGACCCCGGATTACGCGGCGTTCGAGACCGTTCCGGAAAACCGCGTGTATGTGTCCAACGACAGCGCCGAGCGCTTTATCAAGGCGTTTCTCGGTTTCTCCCACGGCAAGGTGGTGAGCGACGACAAGCACGCCCCCGCGGCCGATGTGGGCCAGGCGAACGGCAATTATCGTCGCGTCGAGATCGAGTCAGCCTTCGGGCGCATGGCGGTGCTGGTCACCAACGGCCAACTGCCCTACCCGTTCGGCCACGACACCACCGGTTATCAGGTCAGCGACCTGGCCGCCACCCTCGGCAAGGCCGGCGCGTCCGGGGCCAAGGTGCTGGTGCCGGCGTTCGACAGCAAAGGCCGGCGCAGCGCACTGGTCGAATTCCCCGGCGGTTATGTCGCGGAAATCCACCAGCTCACCGCGAAAAAATGA
- a CDS encoding DoxX family protein has translation MSEARKQDIGLLFLRVSGALFLLWVHGLPKLLHYSEQLKLIEDPFHLGASVTLLLAIFAEVLCPLLIIAGVWVRLACLPILAVLVIALLVVHPEWTLFEGQFGWLLMIIFSSILIAGPGSLRLGRRLA, from the coding sequence ATGAGCGAAGCAAGAAAACAAGATATCGGGCTGTTGTTTCTGCGGGTCAGCGGGGCGCTGTTTCTGCTGTGGGTGCACGGGTTGCCGAAACTGCTGCACTACAGCGAGCAGCTAAAGCTGATTGAAGACCCGTTTCACTTGGGTGCGTCGGTTACCTTGCTGCTGGCGATATTTGCCGAGGTGCTGTGCCCGCTGTTGATCATCGCGGGGGTGTGGGTGCGCCTGGCCTGCCTGCCGATCCTGGCGGTGCTGGTGATCGCGCTGCTGGTGGTGCATCCGGAGTGGACGCTGTTCGAAGGGCAGTTTGGCTGGCTGTTGATGATTATCTTCAGCAGCATACTGATCGCGGGGCCGGGGAGTCTGCGGCTGGGACGGCGATTGGCCTGA
- a CDS encoding LuxR C-terminal-related transcriptional regulator, producing MTVFTQPLQDLERLAFKLSPAPQLVTSNRVMLDCNDAFLNLFGYTRETLLNQLTLLIYPSQADYQAIGKRSHDWLLDSDNGFYSDERFMQHRNGEVFWAKSHGYTLTPRDPFKLMIWHFERLDRTHQGTGDLTPREREIAMHIVNGLKSKEIALRLGISHRTVEVHRARLMRKLQAKTVVELVSKIIMVA from the coding sequence ATGACCGTGTTTACCCAGCCACTTCAAGATCTCGAACGCCTGGCGTTCAAGCTATCCCCCGCCCCGCAGTTGGTCACCAGCAACCGGGTGATGCTCGACTGCAACGACGCGTTCCTCAATTTGTTCGGCTACACCCGCGAGACGCTGCTCAATCAGCTGACCCTGCTGATCTACCCGTCCCAGGCCGACTACCAGGCCATCGGCAAGCGCAGCCATGACTGGTTGCTCGACAGCGACAACGGGTTTTATTCCGACGAGCGTTTTATGCAGCATCGCAATGGCGAGGTGTTCTGGGCCAAGTCCCACGGCTACACGCTGACGCCCAGGGATCCGTTCAAGCTGATGATCTGGCATTTCGAGCGGCTGGACCGTACCCATCAGGGCACAGGCGACCTTACGCCGCGGGAGCGGGAAATTGCCATGCACATTGTCAATGGGCTCAAATCCAAGGAGATTGCGCTGCGGTTGGGGATTTCGCACCGGACGGTGGAGGTGCATCGGGCGCGGTTGATGAGGAAGTTGCAGGCCAAGACGGTGGTGGAGTTGGTGTCCAAGATCATCATGGTGGCTTGA
- the cobF gene encoding precorrin-6A synthase (deacetylating): MKRILIIGIGAGNPDYITMQAVKALNRTDVFFLMDKGQSKDKLIDLRREICETYITEPGYRFVEAQCPERVRGDIDYTTAVRDLNRDKQQTFERMINEEMADGEVGAFLAWGDPALYDSTIRILQAILAEGRCEFEFEVIPGITSVQALAAQHKVALNRIGKSVEITTGRRLAAGQASDADTLVVMLDAEDSYRSVADQDLDIYWGAYLGTPDEILISGKVAEVAEHIQRVRTAARLANGWIMDTYLLRKP, encoded by the coding sequence ATGAAACGCATCCTGATCATCGGCATCGGCGCCGGCAACCCTGACTACATCACGATGCAGGCCGTGAAGGCGCTGAACCGCACCGACGTGTTTTTCCTGATGGACAAGGGCCAGAGCAAGGACAAGCTGATCGACCTGCGCCGCGAAATCTGCGAGACCTACATCACCGAGCCCGGCTATCGCTTTGTCGAGGCGCAGTGCCCTGAGCGGGTGCGCGGTGATATCGACTACACCACCGCCGTACGTGATTTGAACCGCGACAAGCAGCAGACCTTCGAACGCATGATCAACGAGGAAATGGCCGACGGAGAAGTGGGGGCGTTCCTGGCCTGGGGCGACCCGGCGTTGTATGACAGCACCATCCGCATTTTGCAGGCGATCCTTGCCGAAGGCCGCTGTGAATTCGAATTCGAGGTGATTCCCGGTATCACCAGCGTGCAGGCGCTGGCGGCGCAGCATAAGGTGGCGTTGAACCGTATCGGCAAGTCCGTTGAAATCACCACCGGGCGCCGCCTGGCGGCGGGGCAGGCGAGTGATGCCGACACCCTGGTGGTAATGCTCGATGCCGAAGACTCCTACCGCAGCGTGGCGGATCAGGACCTGGATATCTATTGGGGCGCCTACCTGGGCACGCCGGACGAAATCCTGATCAGCGGCAAGGTGGCTGAGGTCGCCGAACACATCCAACGCGTGCGCACGGCTGCGCGGCTCGCCAATGGCTGGATCATGGACACCTATTTGTTGCGCAAACCCTGA
- a CDS encoding class I adenylate-forming enzyme family protein, whose product MNIANWLHDTQRRDPQRPALFEGSRQVADYATFTAHVRQRAAHLVDQHGLQPGDAVAVLMKNSCDYLELLYAIWWMGAVAVPINAKLHPTEAAWIADNAQARLIFTDGGRVFSSRDLPVRCTELDGHLLPPNRGWPTLEQPVPREDHDLAWLFYTSGTTGRSKGVMLSHGNLIAMSLCYATDVDPVSADDAALYAAPMSHGAGLYNFIHVRCGARHVVPASNGFDAAELFGLAAELGRVSLFAAPTMVKRMVEQARRQGYDGEGIKTIVYGGGPMYLADLRDAVDTFGARLVQIYGQGESPMTISVLPRRLIADRQRPDWAALAASVGYAQACVEIRILDSAHQPLPTGERGEIAVRGATVMQGYWRNPQATAQTLVDGWLLTGDIGFLDSAGYLTLTDRSKDVIISGGSNVYPREVEEVLAQHPEVFEVCVVGEPDAQWGESVVAFVVTRSGQPLDEGELTAWFVARMASFKKPKKYVWRSDLPKNSYGKILKTDLRQWLKAATIAAL is encoded by the coding sequence ATGAACATCGCCAACTGGTTGCACGACACCCAGCGTCGTGACCCGCAGCGCCCGGCACTGTTCGAAGGCTCCCGGCAAGTGGCCGACTACGCCACCTTCACCGCCCATGTGCGCCAGCGCGCCGCGCACCTGGTGGACCAGCACGGCTTGCAGCCAGGGGATGCGGTGGCGGTGCTGATGAAAAACAGCTGCGACTACCTGGAGCTGCTCTATGCCATCTGGTGGATGGGCGCGGTGGCGGTTCCGATCAACGCCAAGCTGCACCCGACCGAAGCGGCATGGATCGCCGATAACGCGCAAGCACGCTTGATCTTTACCGATGGCGGCCGGGTATTCTCATCGCGGGACCTGCCGGTGCGCTGCACCGAACTCGATGGTCACCTGCTGCCGCCGAACCGGGGCTGGCCCACCCTGGAGCAACCGGTGCCGCGCGAGGACCACGATCTTGCCTGGCTGTTCTACACCTCTGGCACCACCGGACGTTCCAAGGGTGTGATGCTGTCCCATGGCAACCTGATCGCGATGTCGTTGTGTTACGCCACCGATGTCGACCCGGTGAGCGCCGACGATGCTGCGCTGTACGCCGCGCCGATGTCCCATGGTGCCGGGCTCTACAACTTCATCCACGTACGCTGCGGCGCGCGGCATGTGGTGCCGGCGTCCAACGGCTTCGACGCCGCCGAGCTGTTTGGCCTGGCGGCCGAACTGGGCCGTGTTTCGCTGTTTGCCGCGCCGACCATGGTCAAGCGCATGGTCGAGCAGGCGCGGCGCCAGGGCTATGACGGCGAAGGTATCAAGACCATCGTCTACGGTGGCGGGCCGATGTACCTGGCCGACTTGCGCGACGCCGTCGATACCTTCGGCGCCCGCCTGGTGCAGATTTATGGTCAGGGCGAAAGCCCGATGACCATCAGCGTGCTGCCCCGCAGGCTGATCGCCGACCGCCAGCGCCCCGACTGGGCAGCCCTGGCGGCGTCGGTTGGCTATGCGCAAGCCTGCGTTGAAATCCGCATTCTGGATAGCGCCCACCAACCCTTGCCGACCGGCGAACGCGGTGAAATCGCGGTGCGCGGCGCCACGGTGATGCAGGGTTACTGGCGCAATCCGCAGGCCACCGCTCAAACCCTGGTCGATGGCTGGCTGCTCACCGGTGATATCGGATTTCTCGACTCCGCCGGCTACCTGACCCTCACGGATCGCTCCAAGGACGTGATCATCAGCGGTGGCAGCAATGTGTACCCGCGTGAAGTCGAGGAGGTGCTGGCCCAGCATCCGGAGGTGTTCGAAGTGTGCGTGGTGGGCGAGCCGGACGCGCAATGGGGCGAGTCGGTAGTGGCGTTCGTGGTGACGCGCAGCGGCCAGCCCCTCGACGAAGGCGAACTCACGGCATGGTTCGTGGCGCGCATGGCGTCGTTCAAGAAACCAAAGAAATATGTGTGGCGCAGCGACTTGCCCAAGAACAGCTACGGCAAGATCCTCAAGACCGACTTGCGGCAGTGGTTGAAAGCAGCGACTATCGCCGCGCTTTAG
- a CDS encoding MFS transporter — MGNHAQDTVRKRRRAFLGATSGHLIEWYDYGVYGFLAVYIGQAFFVSDDPTTSLLASFAAFALSFFIRPLGGLFFGPLADKIGRRKTLIMALVMMTGSTVMLGLLPTYATLGIAAPILLILVRCVQGFSAGGEIGTVTSFISEYAGPGRRGFATCWLMVTAVLGLLLGGAVANGMTWVLGTEVMQEWAWRVPFLIAAPLGFISMYIRLKLEDSPEFLALQRAGQTSRAPLREVWQWKRAIALVFFIITLHSSIFYLVLTFASTYMAKILKFDSGTTLLYVFVASFSAAFVMPFGGAFTDKYGRKPFLMVVGTLATLAMYWLFKMAPTATPVTFFAPLMAVAILFGLYASSTYALMSELLPTRIRSTGIAVAYNVPVAVFGGSAPLISTWLIKVTGDITSPWYFYVATGVVSLIALVLLRKEDFVASGNPVAAPAGAALA; from the coding sequence ATGGGCAATCACGCGCAAGACACCGTCCGCAAACGCCGCCGCGCGTTTCTCGGTGCCACCTCCGGCCACTTGATCGAGTGGTATGACTACGGCGTCTACGGCTTTCTTGCCGTGTACATCGGCCAGGCGTTCTTCGTCTCCGACGATCCCACCACCAGCCTGCTGGCCAGTTTTGCCGCCTTCGCCCTGAGCTTCTTCATCCGGCCGTTGGGCGGGCTGTTCTTCGGGCCACTGGCGGACAAGATCGGCCGGCGCAAAACCCTGATCATGGCGCTGGTGATGATGACCGGCTCCACAGTGATGCTGGGCTTGCTGCCGACCTACGCCACCCTGGGCATCGCCGCCCCGATCCTGCTGATCCTGGTGCGTTGCGTGCAAGGCTTCTCGGCCGGCGGCGAGATCGGTACGGTGACCAGCTTCATTTCCGAATACGCCGGCCCTGGCCGACGCGGCTTTGCCACCTGCTGGCTGATGGTCACCGCCGTGCTCGGCCTGCTGCTGGGCGGCGCGGTGGCCAACGGCATGACCTGGGTGTTGGGTACCGAGGTCATGCAGGAGTGGGCCTGGCGCGTGCCGTTCCTGATCGCCGCGCCCCTGGGCTTCATTTCCATGTACATCCGCCTCAAGCTCGAAGACAGCCCTGAGTTCCTCGCCTTGCAGCGCGCCGGGCAAACTTCCCGTGCACCGCTGCGCGAAGTCTGGCAGTGGAAGCGCGCCATCGCCCTGGTGTTCTTCATCATCACCTTGCACAGCTCGATCTTCTACCTGGTGCTGACCTTTGCCTCGACCTACATGGCCAAGATCCTCAAGTTCGACAGCGGCACCACCTTGCTCTACGTCTTCGTCGCCAGTTTTTCGGCTGCCTTTGTCATGCCGTTCGGCGGCGCGTTCACCGATAAATACGGGCGCAAGCCGTTTTTGATGGTGGTCGGTACGCTGGCGACATTGGCGATGTACTGGCTGTTCAAGATGGCCCCGACTGCAACGCCGGTGACGTTCTTTGCGCCACTGATGGCGGTGGCGATCCTGTTCGGCTTGTACGCCTCGTCCACCTATGCACTGATGAGCGAACTGCTGCCCACGCGCATCCGTTCCACCGGGATTGCCGTGGCGTACAACGTGCCGGTTGCGGTGTTTGGCGGCAGCGCGCCGCTGATCTCCACCTGGCTGATCAAGGTGACCGGCGACATTACCTCGCCCTGGTACTTCTATGTGGCGACCGGGGTGGTATCGCTGATCGCCTTGGTGCTGCTGCGCAAGGAGGACTTCGTGGCCAGCGGCAATCCAGTGGCAGCGCCTGCGGGGGCGGCACTGGCCTGA
- a CDS encoding NAD(P)-dependent alcohol dehydrogenase: protein MAKTYSYAARDSKDSLKPFTFERRAPGADDVQIDILYCGVCHSDLHTARNEWNNTLYPSVPGHEIVGRVTAVGANVTKFKVGDLAGVGCMVDSCQQCASCAEGEEQYCENGFTGTYNGPLFGGENTYGGYSDNIVVKEQFVLRISHDDSNLAAVAPLLCAGITTYSPLHHWKVGPGKKVGVVGLGGLGHMAVKIAHAMGAHVTLFTTSPNKREDGLRLGADQVVVSKNADEMAKVVNSLDFILNTVAAPHDLDAFVSLLKRDGTMTLVGAPDSPHPSPAVFNLIFKRRSLAGSLIGGVQETQEMLDFCAQHGIVSDVEMIDIQGINEAYERMLKGDVKYRFVIDMESLKKESQVA, encoded by the coding sequence ATGGCCAAGACTTACAGCTATGCCGCTCGGGACTCCAAGGATTCGCTCAAACCCTTTACCTTCGAGCGCCGCGCCCCCGGCGCGGATGACGTACAGATCGACATTCTGTATTGCGGCGTGTGCCATTCAGACTTGCACACGGCCCGTAACGAGTGGAACAACACCCTTTACCCGTCGGTGCCCGGCCATGAAATTGTCGGCCGTGTGACGGCGGTCGGCGCCAATGTGACGAAATTCAAGGTCGGTGACCTGGCGGGCGTTGGCTGCATGGTCGACAGCTGCCAGCAGTGTGCATCCTGTGCCGAGGGTGAGGAGCAGTATTGCGAGAACGGCTTTACCGGGACCTATAACGGGCCTTTGTTCGGTGGCGAGAACACGTACGGAGGCTATTCGGACAACATTGTGGTCAAGGAGCAGTTCGTGCTGCGCATTTCCCACGATGATTCGAACCTGGCGGCGGTGGCGCCGTTGCTGTGTGCCGGGATTACCACGTATTCGCCTCTGCACCACTGGAAGGTTGGGCCGGGCAAGAAGGTCGGCGTGGTCGGGCTTGGCGGGCTTGGGCATATGGCGGTGAAGATTGCTCATGCCATGGGGGCGCATGTGACGTTGTTTACCACGTCGCCGAACAAGCGTGAGGATGGGTTGCGCCTGGGCGCTGATCAGGTGGTGGTGTCGAAGAATGCGGATGAGATGGCCAAGGTTGTCAACAGCCTGGACTTTATTCTCAACACGGTCGCTGCGCCGCATGATCTTGATGCGTTTGTCAGTTTGCTCAAGCGGGATGGGACGATGACGTTGGTGGGGGCGCCGGACAGTCCGCATCCTTCGCCTGCGGTGTTTAATTTGATCTTCAAGCGTCGCAGTTTGGCGGGGTCTCTGATTGGTGGGGTTCAGGAGACTCAGGAAATGCTGGATTTTTGTGCCCAGCATGGGATTGTTTCGGATGTTGAGATGATTGATATCCAGGGAATCAATGAGGCGTATGAGCGGATGTTGAAGGGGGATGTGAAGTATCGGTTTGTGATTGATATGGAGAGTTTGAAGAAGGAGAGTCAGGTGGCTTGA